In a genomic window of Brassica rapa cultivar Chiifu-401-42 chromosome A10, CAAS_Brap_v3.01, whole genome shotgun sequence:
- the LOC103846299 gene encoding inositol-tetrakisphosphate 1-kinase 1 yields MADSIKERYVVGYALAEKKQNSFIQPSLIEHSRRRGIDLIKLDPAKSLLEQGNLDCVIHKLYDVVWKENLSQFREKCPRVPVVDSPEAIERLHNRVSMLEVITQLTFPVSESERFGVPKQVVVMDENVLSGDGALGELEFPVIAKPLDADGSAKSHKMFLIYDQEGMKILKAPIVLQEFVNHGGVIFKVYVVGDYVKCVKRRSLPDISEEKIGTAKGSLPFSQISNLTAQEEKNKEYGEDRSLEKVEMPPTSFLEELAKAMRKSMGLNLFNFDVIRDARDASRYLVIDINYFPGYAKMPSYEPVLTEFFWDMVTKKNHV; encoded by the coding sequence ATGGCAGATTCAATCAAGGAGAGGTACGTAGTCGGATACGCTCTCGCGGAGAAGAAGCAGAACAGTTTCATCCAGCCTTCGTTGATCGAGCACTCGAGGCGACGAGGCATTGATCTAATCAAGCTCGATCCGGCGAAATCGTTGTTGGAGCAAGGGAACCTCGATTGCGTAATCCACAAGCTTTACGACGTCGTTTGGAAGGAGAATCTCAGTCAGTTTCGCGAGAAGTGTCCACGTGTCCCCGTCGTTGATTCGCCCGAGGCGATCGAGAGGTTGCACAATAGGGTTTCGATGCTTGAAGTGATAACTCAGTTAACGTTTCCTGTCTCCGAAAGTGAACGTTTTGGAGTTCCGAAGCAGGTTGTTGTTATGGATGAGAACGTTTTGAGCGGTGATGGAGCTTTGGGGGAGCTTGAGTTTCCGGTGATAGCTAAGCCCTTGGATGCTGATGGGAGCGCGAAGTCTCACAAGATGTTCTTGATCTACGATCAAGAAGGGATGAAGATACTCAAAGCTCCGATTGTGTTGCAGGAGTTTGTGAATCACGGTGGTGTGATCTTTAAGGTCTATGTGGTTGGAGACTACGTGAAGTGTGTAAAGAGGAGATCTTTACCTGATATCTCCGAGGAGAAGATCGGGACGGCTAAAGGGTCTCTTCCGTTTTCGCAGATATCGAACTTGACAGCTCAGGAGGAGAAGAACAAGGAGTATGGAGAGGATAGGAGCTTGGAGAAAGTGGAGATGCCGCCGACGAGTTTCTTGGAGGAGCTGGCGAAGGCGATGAGGAAATCAATGGGTCTTAATCTGTTTAACTTTGACGTGATTAGGGATGCGAGAGATGCGAGTAGGTACCTTGTGATTGATATTAACTACTTTCCTGGTTATGCTAAGATGCCTTCTTACGAGCCTGTGTTGACGGAGTTCTTCTGGGACATGGTCACAAAGAAGAATCATGTCTGA